In one Streptomyces venezuelae genomic region, the following are encoded:
- a CDS encoding GH1 family beta-glucosidase, producing MAASAAPARPPFPEFPGDFLWGVATSAHQIEGAADERGASVWDAFTAVPGNVKDGSTAAVACDHYHRYREDVALVRDLGVDAYRFSVSWPRVLPTGAGAVNPAGLDFYDRLVDELCAAGVRPVPTLFHWDTPLVVQQSGGWLDRRTAEKFAEYAAVVAARIGDRVTKWITLNEPAEHTLLGHALGQHAPGERLLFDALPAAHHQLLAHGLAVRALRAAGARDIGIANSHGPTWPASAAEDDTAAADFYDLLLNRLFADPLLLGAYPEGIGELMPSADLAADLKVISEPLDWYGINFYQPTKVGAPLPEGTAAEFAGVTLPPELPFSPRRIDGFPVTDFGWPVVPDALPELLAAFRERYGDRLPPLIVTENGCSYDGLDDQDRIAYLDGHLRALHRALESGADVRGYFIWSLIDNFEWAEGYRQRFGLVHVDHATQVRTPKASYHWLREALRARRP from the coding sequence ATGGCAGCGAGCGCGGCACCGGCGAGACCACCGTTCCCTGAGTTCCCCGGCGACTTCCTGTGGGGCGTCGCCACATCGGCCCACCAGATCGAGGGCGCCGCCGACGAGCGCGGCGCCTCCGTCTGGGACGCGTTCACGGCCGTGCCGGGGAACGTGAAGGACGGCTCGACGGCCGCGGTGGCCTGCGACCACTACCACCGCTACCGCGAGGACGTGGCGCTCGTCCGCGACCTCGGCGTGGACGCGTACCGCTTCTCGGTCTCGTGGCCGCGCGTGCTGCCCACCGGGGCGGGCGCGGTGAACCCGGCGGGCCTCGACTTCTACGACCGTCTCGTCGACGAACTGTGCGCGGCGGGCGTACGGCCCGTGCCCACCCTCTTCCACTGGGACACCCCGCTCGTCGTGCAGCAGTCGGGCGGCTGGCTGGACCGGCGCACCGCCGAGAAGTTCGCCGAGTACGCGGCGGTCGTCGCGGCCCGCATCGGCGACCGCGTCACCAAGTGGATCACCCTCAACGAACCGGCGGAGCACACCCTGCTGGGCCACGCCCTCGGCCAGCACGCCCCCGGCGAGCGGCTCCTGTTCGACGCGCTGCCCGCCGCCCACCACCAGCTCCTCGCGCACGGCCTCGCCGTACGGGCGCTGCGCGCGGCCGGCGCCCGCGACATCGGCATCGCCAACTCGCACGGCCCGACGTGGCCCGCGTCCGCCGCCGAGGACGACACGGCCGCCGCGGACTTCTACGACCTGCTCCTCAACCGCCTCTTCGCGGACCCGCTGCTCCTCGGCGCCTACCCGGAGGGCATCGGGGAGCTGATGCCCTCGGCGGACCTCGCGGCGGACCTGAAGGTGATCTCCGAGCCGCTCGACTGGTACGGGATCAACTTCTACCAGCCGACGAAGGTGGGCGCGCCGCTGCCCGAGGGCACGGCGGCGGAGTTCGCGGGCGTCACGCTCCCGCCCGAACTCCCCTTCTCGCCGCGGCGGATCGACGGCTTCCCGGTCACGGACTTCGGCTGGCCGGTCGTCCCCGACGCGCTCCCCGAACTCCTCGCCGCGTTCCGCGAGCGGTACGGGGACCGGCTCCCGCCCCTCATCGTCACCGAGAACGGCTGCTCGTACGACGGACTCGACGACCAGGACCGCATCGCCTACCTAGACGGCCACCTGCGGGCGCTGCACCGCGCGCTGGAGTCGGGCGCGGATGTGCGCGGCTACTTCATCTGGTCGCTGATCGACAACTTCGAGTGGGCGGAGGGGTACCGGCAGCGGTTCGGGCTCGTCCACGTCGACCACGCCACGCAGGTGCGCACGCCCAAGGCGTCGTACCACTGGCTGCGCGAGGCCCTGCGGGCGCGCCGCCCATGA
- a CDS encoding M4 family metallopeptidase: protein MTVNPRAFEPVFCTIVPPHVLDTLAQSQDPALAAPARRTLERDSIERTHRRLTTVIGAPSAAPPKEAAAGKPHRTIYDAKHRTELPGRKVRGEGDKPGKDATVNRAYAGLGATFELYQKSYNRNSIDDSGLPLNATVHYGEEYGNAFWNGEQMVFGDGDNEIFLDFTIPVDVIGHELTHGVVQYTANLTYFGQPGALNESMADVFGSMIKQYTLGQTAQEADWLIGAGLLAPRVTGKALRSMKEPGTAYDDDVLGKDPQPADMDHYVRTGRDNGGVHINSGIPNRAFYLVADALGGHSWERAGQIWYAVLTGGELAQDASFTDFAKLTVAAARTKYGDGDELKAVIDAWSTVKVPATD from the coding sequence ATGACCGTCAACCCACGAGCCTTCGAGCCCGTCTTCTGCACCATCGTGCCGCCCCACGTCCTGGACACGCTCGCCCAGAGCCAGGACCCCGCGCTCGCCGCGCCCGCCCGCCGAACGCTTGAGCGGGACTCCATCGAGCGCACGCACCGCCGCCTGACGACCGTCATCGGCGCGCCCAGCGCCGCCCCGCCCAAGGAAGCCGCGGCGGGCAAGCCGCACCGCACGATCTACGACGCCAAGCACCGCACGGAGCTCCCTGGCCGCAAGGTGCGCGGCGAGGGCGACAAGCCCGGCAAGGACGCCACCGTCAACCGCGCGTACGCGGGCCTCGGCGCGACCTTCGAGCTCTACCAGAAGTCGTACAACCGCAACTCCATCGACGACAGCGGCCTGCCGCTGAACGCGACGGTCCACTACGGCGAGGAGTACGGAAACGCCTTCTGGAACGGCGAGCAGATGGTGTTCGGCGACGGCGACAACGAGATCTTCCTGGACTTCACCATCCCCGTGGACGTCATCGGCCACGAGCTCACCCACGGCGTGGTGCAGTACACGGCGAACCTCACGTACTTCGGCCAGCCAGGCGCCCTGAACGAGTCGATGGCGGACGTCTTCGGCTCGATGATCAAGCAGTACACGCTCGGCCAGACCGCCCAGGAGGCCGACTGGCTGATCGGTGCGGGCCTGCTCGCCCCGCGCGTCACCGGCAAGGCGCTGCGCTCCATGAAGGAGCCCGGCACGGCGTACGACGACGACGTGCTCGGCAAGGACCCGCAGCCCGCCGACATGGACCACTACGTGCGCACGGGCCGCGACAACGGCGGCGTGCACATCAACTCCGGCATCCCGAACCGCGCGTTCTACCTGGTCGCCGACGCCCTCGGCGGTCACTCGTGGGAGCGGGCGGGACAGATCTGGTACGCGGTCCTGACCGGTGGCGAGCTGGCGCAGGACGCCTCCTTCACCGACTTCGCGAAGCTGACGGTGGCCGCCGCGCGCACGAAGTACGGCGACGGGGACGAGCTCAAGGCCGTCATCGACGCGTGGTCCACGGTCAAGGTCCCCGCGACCGACTGA
- the leuA gene encoding 2-isopropylmalate synthase — protein MPNFQRPTAMPIHKYGQYEQVDIPDRTWPDNRITVAPRWLSTDLRDGNQALIDPMSPARKRAMFDLLVRMGYKEIEVGFPSSGQTDFDFVRSIIEDEDAIPEDVTISVLTQAREELIERTVESLKGARRATVHLYNATAPVWRDVVFRGSRDAVKQIAVDGTRLVMEYADKLLDDRTTFGYQYSPEIFTDTELDFALEVCEGVMDVWQPDADREIILNLPATVERSTPSTHADRFEWMSRNLSRREFVCLSIHPHNDRGTAVAAAELAVMAGGDRVEGCLFGQGERTGNVDLVTLGMNLFSQGVDPQVDLSDIDEVRRVYEYCTQMEVHPRHPYAGDLVYTAFSGSHQDAIKKGFDALESRAAAAGKTVDDVEWAVPYLPIDPKDVGRSYEAVIRVNSQSGKGGIAYVLKNDHKLDLPRRMQIEFSRIIQTKTDAEGGEVTPGAIWSVFQDEYLPNPANPWGRIQVKNGQTTTDTDGVDRLTVEATLDGADTVLTGTGNGPISAFFDALQGIGIDVRLLDYQEHTMSEGASAQAASYIECAIGDKVLWGIGIDANTTRASLKAVVSAVNRAAR, from the coding sequence ATGCCGAACTTCCAGCGCCCCACTGCCATGCCGATCCACAAGTACGGGCAGTACGAGCAGGTCGACATCCCCGACCGCACCTGGCCCGACAACCGGATCACGGTCGCTCCCCGCTGGCTCTCCACCGACCTGCGCGACGGCAACCAGGCGCTGATCGACCCGATGTCGCCGGCCCGCAAGCGCGCCATGTTCGACCTGCTGGTCCGCATGGGCTACAAGGAGATCGAGGTCGGCTTCCCCTCATCGGGCCAGACGGACTTCGATTTCGTACGGTCGATCATCGAGGACGAGGACGCGATCCCCGAGGACGTGACGATCTCCGTCCTGACGCAGGCGCGCGAAGAGCTCATCGAGCGCACGGTGGAGTCACTGAAGGGCGCCCGGCGCGCGACCGTCCACCTGTACAACGCGACCGCTCCCGTGTGGCGCGATGTGGTCTTCCGCGGCTCGCGCGACGCCGTGAAGCAGATCGCCGTCGACGGCACGCGCCTGGTCATGGAGTACGCCGACAAGCTGCTCGACGACCGCACGACCTTCGGCTACCAGTACAGCCCCGAGATCTTCACCGACACCGAGCTGGACTTCGCGCTGGAGGTCTGCGAGGGCGTCATGGACGTCTGGCAGCCCGACGCCGACCGCGAGATCATCCTCAACCTGCCCGCCACGGTCGAGCGCTCCACGCCCTCCACCCACGCGGACCGCTTCGAGTGGATGTCCCGCAACCTGTCGCGGCGCGAGTTCGTCTGCCTCTCCATCCACCCGCACAACGACCGCGGCACCGCCGTCGCCGCCGCCGAGCTGGCCGTCATGGCCGGCGGCGACCGCGTCGAGGGGTGCCTGTTCGGCCAGGGCGAGCGCACCGGCAACGTCGACCTGGTGACGCTGGGCATGAACCTCTTCTCGCAGGGCGTCGACCCGCAGGTCGACCTGTCCGACATCGACGAGGTCCGCCGCGTGTACGAGTACTGCACGCAGATGGAGGTCCACCCCCGCCACCCGTACGCGGGCGACCTGGTCTACACCGCCTTCTCCGGCTCCCACCAGGACGCCATCAAGAAGGGCTTCGACGCGCTGGAGTCCCGGGCCGCCGCCGCGGGCAAGACCGTCGACGACGTCGAGTGGGCCGTGCCGTACCTGCCCATCGACCCCAAGGACGTCGGCCGGTCCTACGAGGCCGTCATCCGCGTCAACTCGCAGTCCGGCAAGGGCGGCATCGCGTACGTCCTGAAGAACGACCACAAGCTGGACCTGCCCCGCCGCATGCAGATCGAGTTCTCCAGGATCATCCAGACGAAGACCGACGCCGAGGGCGGCGAGGTCACGCCCGGCGCGATCTGGAGCGTCTTCCAGGACGAGTACCTGCCGAACCCCGCGAACCCCTGGGGTCGGATTCAGGTCAAGAACGGCCAGACGACGACCGACACCGACGGCGTCGACCGCCTCACCGTCGAGGCCACGCTGGACGGCGCAGACACCGTCCTGACCGGCACGGGCAACGGCCCGATCTCCGCGTTCTTCGACGCGCTGCAGGGCATCGGCATCGACGTACGCCTGCTGGACTACCAGGAGCACACGATGAGCGAGGGCGCGTCCGCGCAGGCCGCCTCGTACATCGAGTGCGCGATCGGCGACAAGGTGCTGTGGGGCATCGGCATCGACGCGAACACGACGCGCGCCTCCCTGAAGGCCGTCGTGTCCGCCGTCAACCGCGCGGCGCGCTAG
- a CDS encoding TerB family tellurite resistance protein, producing the protein MLPDRGRNGRNSRIPAKPVSRGRALCRRVVGMNTAWDAVGDGEFFCPACGGDRNYQRLTGRRRFVLLGVPVLPRGTRGPVIQCAACQDLFDPDVLDHPTTTRLSAMLRDAVHTIVLAVLSTGGTGSRPVLETAVCALQGAGHEDCTEDRLVALVDALATDAGRAAEPDCAPGLAIELHEALGPLAPHLAPAGRDALLLQGARIALADGPYTPAERDVLSTAGCALTICSEDVTRLLATARTPS; encoded by the coding sequence ATGCTGCCAGATCGGGGACGAAACGGCCGGAATTCCCGCATCCCCGCCAAGCCGGTCTCCCGCGGGCGGGCGCTGTGCAGGCGCGTGGTCGGCATGAACACGGCCTGGGACGCCGTCGGTGACGGCGAGTTCTTCTGCCCGGCGTGCGGCGGTGACCGCAACTACCAGCGCCTCACCGGCCGGCGCCGCTTCGTCCTGCTCGGCGTGCCCGTCCTGCCGCGCGGCACCCGCGGCCCCGTCATCCAGTGCGCCGCCTGCCAGGACCTGTTCGACCCTGACGTCCTGGACCACCCCACCACCACCCGGCTCTCCGCGATGCTCCGCGACGCCGTCCACACGATCGTCCTCGCCGTCCTCTCCACGGGCGGCACGGGCTCGCGCCCCGTCCTCGAAACCGCCGTCTGCGCGCTGCAGGGCGCGGGCCACGAGGACTGTACGGAGGACCGCCTCGTCGCCCTCGTCGACGCGCTCGCCACGGACGCCGGGCGCGCTGCCGAACCCGACTGCGCCCCCGGCCTCGCCATCGAACTCCACGAGGCCCTCGGCCCGCTGGCCCCGCACCTCGCCCCCGCGGGCCGCGACGCGCTCCTCCTCCAGGGCGCACGCATCGCCCTCGCCGACGGTCCCTACACCCCCGCCGAACGCGATGTGCTCAGCACGGCGGGCTGCGCCCTGACGATCTGTTCGGAGGACGTGACACGCCTCCTCGCGACGGCCCGGACACCGTCCTGA
- a CDS encoding tetratricopeptide repeat protein, translating to MRKDGVRWAAVILLNTLAFAGVFVLFYAIRVPLLPSAEEGRIAVGVAAATVVATLGGTAGAAWVGRAVVDARAAAPAAGPGPGPGPGPSDSAPVRDSIPDPARVLVRMGELPLRPRGFQPREDLLAGLEQAADAPGLTVVHAVTGARGVGKTQLAAAYARRRIVEGWPVVAWIAAESGGRLASGLAELADRLGVRAPGDDVATAARAALGWIGSHPELPCLIVVDNATDPDEVAAWLPVAGRAQVVVTTTVRSFGNIAGALVDVDVFTEEEALDFLRERSQCGAPDGAAELASELGYLPLALAQAAEVIRGRGVGYRGYLERLRTYPVREVLARAPGDRYPHRVGEAVLLAVEEVEGRCGGGLVRVLLDTLSVLSPDGVPRELLAGAVGSQEAGAVDDVLGALVDASVITRVGGDAVAVHRLVQRVLRERARQEGTLDRAADLVVGYLDGQLVPSAHAWRLRERGRQLADQIEALWSALRPEVEGRGAAAMEPLIDLRSWVAEEHLVEVGDLTRALSVAREVVAVCDAAPDAAGSVTASALESLGDVCARAGRVAEAVTVRRRCLELLEAAADPDEREVCLARQDLADACQAAGRFEPAVTLYETVVRDAERLFGPQHAVTLSARGRLARSYAAAGRLAEAVALSERMRSELTEGVRADASPGAAADSARELWPWRTLADAYGSAGRAEEGVALLREFLAERVQTDGEDAPETIHSRHALALNCLSAERYDEALTEARRAEADAVRVFGDLSEDTADIRDTVALCLLRMDHDEESIGLHRRIVADLTELHGPDHRGVLSARLNLARALGKGLHESESYQVHRDVLADYTSLLGPDHPDTLEARAQYVDGCASVGRTAEAVTTAREVLADAEAVFGPTHRRVLAIRLDLAMVLVEEGRGEEAVTLLRRSLLDTTQALGAGHPQALRVRAHLARALGGLGRWTEICALQEENVTELARLYGEDHVEVVRSRAALAVSYGQCGRYEEALALRRQVLDDMIRLRGSDHGDTLTARRSLAWAHGTLWRYQEQVELAEDALAESVRVYGVDHLVTLAVRGEYASALSGRKKWREARRVATELYASYLRVLGPDHPYTVNALSRTAYPLRRRQRRLKALTVRKRVLAAHERRSGPLSDEAVTARRNLGAAYVAVGRVWKNVALQRRLLHDLTEEFGPDHPWTLAQRSWWATSALRCSGRWREALAVMRELAADYERIHGPEHRWTLETRLGLGRLARRTGRGRTAVAELAALVADHERLHGPDHAWTWLARTSHAYALLWSLHPRRAADRYGTLLHDAVRIFGADSLQVRTVGRRYVLLCLGAGNWSRPREALRVLRGE from the coding sequence GTGCGCAAGGACGGGGTCCGCTGGGCGGCCGTGATCCTCTTGAACACCCTGGCGTTCGCCGGGGTGTTCGTCCTGTTCTACGCGATCCGCGTGCCGCTGCTGCCCTCCGCGGAGGAGGGCCGGATCGCCGTCGGGGTCGCGGCAGCGACCGTCGTGGCGACGCTCGGGGGGACGGCGGGGGCGGCGTGGGTGGGGCGGGCGGTGGTCGACGCGCGCGCTGCGGCTCCGGCTGCGGGTCCGGGTCCGGGTCCGGGTCCGGGTCCGTCGGATTCTGCTCCCGTCCGTGACTCCATCCCCGACCCTGCCCGCGTACTCGTCCGCATGGGTGAACTCCCTCTCCGACCCCGTGGCTTCCAGCCCCGCGAAGACCTCCTCGCGGGCCTCGAACAGGCGGCGGACGCACCCGGCCTCACCGTCGTGCACGCCGTCACCGGCGCGCGCGGGGTCGGCAAGACGCAGCTCGCCGCGGCCTATGCGCGGCGCCGCATCGTGGAGGGCTGGCCCGTCGTCGCGTGGATCGCGGCGGAGAGCGGCGGCCGCCTCGCCTCGGGCCTCGCCGAACTCGCCGACCGGCTCGGCGTGCGCGCCCCCGGCGACGACGTGGCCACGGCGGCCCGCGCCGCCCTCGGCTGGATCGGCTCCCACCCCGAGCTGCCGTGCCTGATCGTCGTCGACAACGCGACGGACCCGGACGAGGTCGCCGCGTGGCTCCCCGTCGCGGGGCGGGCGCAGGTCGTCGTGACGACAACGGTGCGGTCCTTCGGGAACATCGCCGGCGCGCTGGTCGACGTGGACGTGTTCACGGAGGAGGAGGCGCTGGACTTCCTGCGCGAACGGTCGCAGTGCGGGGCCCCGGACGGGGCCGCGGAACTCGCCTCCGAGCTGGGCTACTTGCCGCTGGCCCTCGCGCAGGCGGCGGAGGTGATCCGGGGGCGGGGCGTCGGATACCGGGGGTACCTGGAGCGGCTGCGGACGTATCCCGTGCGGGAGGTGCTGGCCAGGGCGCCGGGGGACCGGTATCCGCATCGGGTGGGGGAGGCGGTTCTGCTGGCGGTGGAGGAGGTGGAGGGGCGGTGCGGTGGTGGGCTCGTCCGGGTGCTGCTGGACACCCTGTCCGTGCTGTCGCCCGACGGGGTGCCGCGTGAGCTGCTCGCCGGGGCGGTGGGGAGCCAGGAAGCAGGGGCGGTCGACGACGTGCTCGGTGCGCTCGTCGACGCGTCGGTCATCACGCGGGTCGGCGGCGACGCGGTCGCCGTGCACCGGCTCGTGCAGCGGGTGCTGCGGGAGCGGGCGCGGCAGGAAGGGACGTTGGACCGGGCGGCCGACCTGGTCGTCGGGTACCTCGACGGACAGCTGGTGCCGTCCGCGCACGCATGGCGGCTGCGCGAGCGTGGGCGACAGCTCGCCGACCAGATCGAGGCGCTGTGGAGCGCGCTGCGGCCCGAGGTGGAGGGCCGGGGCGCGGCCGCCATGGAGCCGTTGATCGACCTGCGGAGCTGGGTGGCCGAGGAGCACCTCGTCGAGGTGGGCGACCTGACGCGGGCGCTGAGCGTGGCCAGGGAGGTCGTGGCCGTCTGCGACGCGGCCCCGGACGCCGCCGGGTCGGTCACCGCGTCCGCCCTGGAATCTCTGGGGGACGTCTGCGCGCGAGCGGGTCGCGTCGCGGAGGCCGTCACGGTCCGGCGCAGGTGCCTGGAGCTGCTGGAGGCCGCGGCGGATCCCGACGAGCGCGAGGTGTGCCTGGCCCGTCAGGACCTGGCCGACGCCTGCCAGGCAGCGGGCAGGTTCGAGCCCGCGGTGACCCTGTACGAGACCGTGGTGCGCGACGCCGAGCGGCTGTTCGGTCCCCAGCACGCCGTCACCCTCTCCGCCCGCGGCCGCCTCGCGCGCTCCTACGCTGCCGCCGGCCGCCTCGCCGAGGCAGTCGCCCTCTCCGAACGCATGCGCTCCGAGCTCACGGAAGGGGTGCGCGCCGACGCCTCGCCGGGAGCCGCCGCCGACAGTGCCCGGGAGCTTTGGCCCTGGCGGACGCTCGCGGACGCCTATGGATCGGCGGGCCGGGCGGAGGAAGGTGTGGCGCTGCTCCGGGAGTTCCTCGCGGAGCGTGTGCAGACGGACGGGGAGGACGCCCCCGAGACCATCCACAGCCGGCACGCCCTCGCCCTGAACTGCCTCTCCGCGGAGCGGTACGACGAGGCCCTGACGGAGGCCCGGCGGGCCGAGGCCGACGCCGTCCGGGTCTTCGGCGACCTCTCCGAGGACACCGCGGACATCAGGGACACCGTCGCGCTCTGTCTGCTGCGGATGGACCACGACGAGGAGTCGATCGGCCTGCACCGGCGGATCGTGGCCGACCTGACCGAACTGCACGGTCCGGACCACCGCGGCGTCCTCTCCGCGCGGCTGAACCTGGCGCGTGCCCTGGGCAAGGGACTGCACGAGAGCGAGTCGTATCAGGTCCACCGCGACGTACTCGCCGACTACACAAGCCTGTTGGGGCCGGACCACCCGGACACCCTCGAAGCACGGGCCCAGTACGTCGACGGGTGCGCCTCGGTGGGGCGCACCGCGGAGGCGGTCACCACGGCGCGGGAGGTGCTCGCCGACGCGGAGGCCGTCTTCGGTCCCACTCACCGCCGCGTTCTGGCCATCCGTCTCGATCTCGCCATGGTGCTCGTCGAGGAGGGGCGGGGCGAGGAGGCCGTCACGCTGCTGAGGCGATCGCTGCTGGACACCACGCAGGCCCTCGGCGCCGGCCATCCGCAGGCTCTGCGGGTGCGCGCCCATCTCGCCCGCGCCCTGGGCGGCCTGGGCCGCTGGACCGAGATCTGCGCGTTGCAGGAGGAGAACGTCACCGAGCTGGCCCGGCTGTACGGGGAGGACCACGTGGAGGTGGTGCGCTCGCGCGCCGCTCTCGCCGTTTCCTACGGGCAGTGCGGTCGGTACGAGGAGGCCCTGGCGCTGCGTCGACAGGTGCTGGACGACATGATCCGACTGCGCGGCTCCGATCACGGCGACACACTCACGGCGCGCCGCAGCCTGGCGTGGGCCCACGGAACGCTGTGGCGCTACCAGGAGCAGGTGGAGTTGGCGGAGGATGCCCTCGCCGAAAGTGTCCGCGTGTACGGCGTCGACCATCTGGTGACGCTCGCCGTCCGGGGCGAGTACGCGTCGGCCCTGTCCGGGAGGAAGAAGTGGCGTGAAGCGAGACGGGTCGCGACCGAGCTGTACGCGTCCTACCTGCGTGTCCTCGGCCCCGACCACCCCTACACGGTCAACGCGCTCAGCAGGACGGCTTACCCCCTCCGCAGACGTCAGCGCCGCCTCAAAGCGCTCACCGTCCGCAAACGGGTCCTCGCCGCGCACGAACGCCGCTCGGGCCCCCTGAGCGACGAGGCCGTCACGGCCCGCCGCAACCTCGGCGCCGCCTACGTAGCCGTCGGCCGGGTGTGGAAGAACGTCGCCCTGCAACGGCGCCTGCTCCACGACCTCACCGAGGAGTTCGGCCCCGATCATCCGTGGACGCTCGCCCAACGCAGCTGGTGGGCGACCAGCGCTCTGCGCTGTTCGGGACGCTGGCGCGAGGCCCTGGCAGTCATGCGGGAACTCGCCGCCGACTACGAGCGGATCCACGGGCCCGAGCACCGGTGGACCCTCGAGACCCGGCTGGGGCTCGGCCGGCTGGCCCGCCGCACCGGTCGCGGCCGTACCGCCGTCGCGGAGCTCGCCGCCCTCGTCGCCGACCACGAGCGCCTGCACGGACCCGACCACGCCTGGACCTGGCTGGCCCGCACCAGTCACGCGTACGCCCTGCTGTGGTCCCTCCACCCCCGCCGCGCCGCCGACCGCTACGGCACCCTCCTCCACGATGCCGTCCGTATCTTCGGTGCCGACAGCCTCCAGGTTCGGACCGTCGGGCGGCGGTATGTCCTTCTCTGTCTCGGTGCCGGGAACTGGAGTCGCCCCCGGGAGGCGCTGCGCGTACTCCGCGGGGAGTAG
- a CDS encoding protealysin inhibitor emfourin, translating into MRIQVKRTGGFAGIDRHAEVDTSELADAPEWHALAEQAVAEGRSAPPIGVPDGFNYQLTVDGRTVYCSDPRLTEPQRKLISRVLKEGS; encoded by the coding sequence ATGCGTATCCAGGTGAAGCGGACCGGAGGATTCGCGGGCATCGACCGGCACGCCGAGGTGGACACCTCGGAGCTGGCCGATGCCCCGGAATGGCACGCCCTGGCCGAACAGGCCGTGGCCGAGGGTCGGAGCGCCCCGCCGATAGGGGTGCCGGACGGCTTCAACTACCAGCTGACGGTGGACGGGCGGACGGTGTACTGCTCGGACCCGCGACTGACGGAGCCGCAGCGGAAGCTGATCTCCCGGGTGCTGAAGGAGGGCTCATAA
- a CDS encoding MFS transporter: MTPAASAALREPSERVGRGWTASLSLANGAIWVGWYGPLQILLAVQAEDLAPAGTSKETVLAWVTGVGAVVSLAANPLSGALSDRTTSRWGRRTPWIVAGTAGGALSLLFLAAADSVWWLAAGWCLVQLTLNAAFAAVTAAVPDRVPRLQRGSVGGWLGAAQLLGVVVGTGLATAAGGTVGGYAACAVFTLAGVLPYVVRHRDLRLSAADRPPWSPRDFLAGFRLSPRRHPDLAWAWLTRFLLNVSNSLVLLYLLYFLRDRLHRPDPDEGVLILTAVNGATMLATVVVGGAWSDRTARRKPFVMWSGALMAAATALLALWQTWPGAIVAAAVLGIGFGVFTSVDFALMTDVLPTAADRGKDLGIINIANSLPQVAAPALAAPIVTHLGGYRTLYLTAAAIGLAGSVLVTRIRGVR, encoded by the coding sequence ATGACGCCGGCCGCGTCGGCCGCGCTGCGGGAGCCGTCCGAGCGGGTCGGCCGCGGCTGGACGGCCTCGCTGTCGCTCGCGAACGGCGCGATCTGGGTGGGCTGGTACGGGCCGCTGCAGATCCTGCTCGCCGTCCAGGCGGAGGATCTCGCGCCCGCGGGCACGTCCAAGGAGACCGTCCTCGCGTGGGTGACGGGCGTCGGCGCGGTCGTCTCCCTTGCCGCGAACCCGCTCTCCGGCGCGCTCTCGGACCGTACGACGTCCCGCTGGGGCAGGCGCACCCCGTGGATCGTGGCGGGCACGGCGGGCGGCGCGCTCTCGCTCCTGTTCCTCGCCGCGGCGGACTCGGTGTGGTGGCTCGCGGCGGGGTGGTGTCTGGTCCAGCTCACCCTGAATGCCGCGTTCGCGGCGGTGACGGCGGCCGTGCCGGACCGCGTGCCGCGGCTGCAGCGGGGTTCGGTGGGCGGGTGGCTGGGGGCGGCGCAGCTGCTCGGCGTGGTGGTGGGGACGGGGCTCGCGACGGCGGCGGGCGGAACGGTCGGCGGGTACGCGGCCTGCGCGGTCTTCACCCTGGCGGGCGTCCTGCCCTACGTCGTACGCCACCGGGACCTGCGCCTGTCCGCCGCCGACCGGCCACCGTGGTCCCCGCGGGACTTCCTGGCGGGCTTCCGGCTGAGCCCGCGCCGCCATCCGGACCTGGCGTGGGCCTGGCTGACCCGGTTCCTGCTGAACGTCAGCAACTCCCTGGTCCTGCTCTACCTCCTGTACTTCCTCCGCGACCGCCTGCACCGCCCCGATCCGGACGAGGGCGTGCTGATCCTGACGGCGGTGAACGGCGCGACGATGCTCGCCACGGTCGTGGTGGGCGGCGCCTGGTCGGACCGGACGGCCCGCCGCAAACCGTTCGTGATGTGGTCGGGCGCGCTCATGGCGGCGGCGACGGCGCTATTGGCCCTCTGGCAGACCTGGCCCGGCGCGATCGTCGCGGCGGCGGTGCTCGGCATCGGCTTCGGCGTCTTCACGTCGGTGGACTTCGCCCTGATGACGGACGTCCTCCCCACGGCGGCGGACCGCGGCAAGGACCTCGGCATCATCAACATCGCCAACTCCCTCCCCCAGGTGGCGGCCCCCGCTCTGGCGGCCCCGATCGTGACCCACCTGGGCGGCTACCGCACGCTGTACCTGACGGCGGCGGCGATCGGTCTGGCCGGGTCGGTCCTGGTAACCCGGATCAGAGGGGTGAGATAG